The Helianthus annuus cultivar XRQ/B chromosome 11, HanXRQr2.0-SUNRISE, whole genome shotgun sequence region gaaacttgttatgTCTGTGTTAATTAGGGCTCGGATTGTCGATTCATTGGTTGGGTTGATACAAGGTGTCAAAGGTGTGTTGACATCATACCTGGACTGCTTAGGGGAAAGAACCATGCTGAAGAACAGAAGAACAAGCTTGAGGTCAGAGTCAAAGAAAGTGAAGAAGAGGTTATGAAACTGAAGAAGTGGTTGATTATCAGTTGGATATGTTTCATTTGTTATATAGTGTATTTCTAGTG contains the following coding sequences:
- the LOC110888261 gene encoding uncharacterized protein LOC110888261, whose amino-acid sequence is MVLCECGKEAVIVTSWTNRNPGRRFYACPDQGSDCRFIGWVDTRCQRCVDIIPGLLRGKNHAEEQKNKLEVRVKESEEEVMKLKKWLIISWICFICYIVYF